The window AAAACAGATCCTTCGAGACGAGCTTCGCCGCCGGGCCGGGGAGCTTGGCCTTGGCGTGCCACCACAGCACGGTGTTCACGCCGCCGTCGAATTCCTCCCGCTTCTCCACGTCGATGCGTTCGATGTTCGGCAGCAGGTGGATCAGGTTCGGCACCTCGTTGCGATAGATCGGCCACGTGACGTCGAGCGGGAAACGCACGGTGTCGGTGAACTCGTAGTCGTGAACCACTTCGGCCATGAAAAGCTCCTATCCGCGCTTCTTCTTTCGGAGTTCGAGCGCGGTCTTGAGTCCCTTTTCGCGGATCGTTTTGATCGCGAGCCGGGCGGGGGTCATGACGTGAAAGCGTTTCGCGTACCGGCGCAGGCGATCTTCGTCGATCTCGATGCCGAGGCCCG is drawn from Deltaproteobacteria bacterium and contains these coding sequences:
- a CDS encoding mandelate racemase/muconate lactonizing enzyme family protein; the protein is GLGIEIDEDRLRRYAKRFHVMTPARLAIKTIREKGLKTALELRKKKRG